From a region of the uncultured Desulfatiglans sp. genome:
- the pilR gene encoding Type 4 fimbriae expression regulatory protein PilR yields MKILIVDDDPAQRELLQGFLENQGYLALSAPDGQEALRLFEREPIHLVLLDHRMPGLSGDAVLEGLKEMNPKVRVIMITAFGDIDTAVSVMKLGASDFLEKPVDLSVLLKMIQQIEQAVDVEEDVAQVKEALADGPLPLNIIGESRAIKDVLSLARRMAGSPWPILVCGETGTGKQLAAHLIHLLSHRGDGPFVVVNCAAIPETLFESELFGHLKGAFTGASHTRRGRFELADGGTLMLDEIGEIPISLQPKLLRAIQEGRINPVGGEEERDVNVRLISATNRNLRKMVDEGSFREDLFYRIRVLEIEIPPLRHRREDIPPLLEFFLKRYGPPSLRLSSEAEDTLIKYPFPGNVRELEHVVQRTVTLARGSVITPADLPDEIRHFQATTQGTLEERLEAMEREMILSALEKNDWVQTRAADQLGISERVLRYKMHKAGIRKPGS; encoded by the coding sequence ATGAAAATTCTTATCGTAGACGACGACCCGGCTCAGCGGGAGCTGCTGCAAGGATTCCTGGAAAACCAGGGTTACTTGGCGCTTTCAGCCCCTGACGGTCAGGAGGCCCTCCGCCTCTTCGAACGGGAACCGATCCACCTGGTCCTCCTGGACCACCGGATGCCCGGCCTCAGTGGGGACGCAGTCCTCGAAGGGTTGAAGGAGATGAACCCGAAGGTGAGGGTTATCATGATTACGGCCTTCGGCGACATCGATACGGCCGTCTCGGTCATGAAGCTGGGGGCCTCCGATTTTCTCGAAAAGCCCGTGGACCTCTCGGTCCTTCTGAAGATGATTCAGCAGATCGAGCAAGCGGTCGACGTCGAGGAGGACGTTGCGCAGGTGAAGGAAGCCCTGGCCGACGGACCGCTCCCGTTGAACATCATCGGAGAAAGCCGGGCCATCAAGGATGTGCTCTCCCTCGCAAGGCGCATGGCGGGAAGCCCCTGGCCCATCCTGGTGTGCGGGGAAACCGGAACCGGAAAACAGCTGGCTGCTCACCTGATCCATCTCCTGAGCCACAGGGGCGACGGACCCTTTGTGGTCGTCAATTGCGCGGCCATCCCGGAGACCCTTTTCGAAAGCGAACTCTTCGGGCACTTGAAAGGCGCCTTCACCGGGGCCTCTCACACCCGCAGGGGACGATTCGAACTGGCCGACGGGGGCACGCTCATGTTGGACGAGATCGGTGAGATCCCCATCTCCCTTCAACCCAAACTGCTCCGGGCCATTCAGGAGGGGCGAATCAACCCGGTGGGGGGCGAAGAGGAACGGGACGTAAACGTGCGCCTCATATCCGCCACGAACCGGAATCTGAGGAAGATGGTGGACGAGGGAAGCTTCAGGGAGGACCTCTTTTACCGCATCCGCGTCCTCGAGATCGAGATCCCGCCCCTGCGGCATCGACGGGAGGACATCCCTCCCCTCCTGGAATTCTTCCTCAAACGCTATGGCCCCCCTTCCCTGCGTTTATCCTCGGAAGCGGAGGACACGCTCATCAAATACCCTTTTCCCGGCAACGTACGGGAGTTGGAGCACGTGGTGCAGCGGACGGTCACCCTCGCGCGGGGTTCTGTCATCACTCCTGCGGATCTCCCCGATGAAATCCGTCATTTCCAGGCCACGACCCAGGGGACCCTTGAAGAACGATTGGAGGCGATGGAACGGGAAATGATCCTTTCGGCCCTGGAAAAGAACGACTGGGTCCAAACCAGGGCGGCGGATCAGTTGGGCATCAGCGAGCGGGTGCTCAGATACAAGATGCACAAGGCTGGGATCCGGAAACCCGGGTCCTAA
- a CDS encoding ATPase/histidine kinase/DNA gyrase B/HSP90 domain protein, producing the protein MEDGRKGLPLWAANLFVFSLLFCVVTVYFLWQIHQAKKEFLNHVEEHAALVAQVVQLSARGSVLAQRAAEEILESFLGNTARFVDYLDRIEPFTPRELTAFSRETGLAGIRIHRGNGEQVEGPAQWLPAHEPARPSNPGLEHLSDRSLYLFSWSDERNSGQVVVGMSDAQVRTIQEHLGLDNVVRNLAGIPRIGYVKVAAPSRAGPEAAPDASVTMKEHEGRRVAEALVPVEGKEIAVALDAGYLNQAIGRLWRDFFFFSAALALLGAVLSIVLYRRQAAHLTQIQKIGGQLALERENAALGRSAAAIAHEVRNPLNVLNMGLQRLLMEGRGLSDDNRHLVDLMLGAVKRANTSVEGLLKYARAQKPFKKPMRLDLLLENMFHLYEPQCEASGIRVTRRIAFQTPIPGDPDLLGQVVENLLKNAIEAQPGGGTIHVEMFSERDAWLSLKLTNRGFTLKPEESERILEPYFTTKPDGTGLGLTISRRIVEAHGGRMTVRVPKPETLEISIELPATASENSP; encoded by the coding sequence ATGGAGGACGGTAGAAAGGGCCTTCCCCTCTGGGCAGCCAACCTGTTCGTATTTTCCCTTCTTTTCTGCGTCGTGACGGTCTACTTTCTCTGGCAGATCCACCAGGCCAAAAAGGAATTTCTGAACCACGTCGAGGAACATGCCGCCCTGGTGGCCCAGGTAGTCCAACTGAGCGCCCGGGGAAGCGTCCTCGCCCAGCGGGCCGCAGAAGAGATTCTCGAGTCCTTTCTGGGCAACACCGCCCGTTTCGTCGATTACCTGGACAGGATCGAGCCCTTTACCCCCCGAGAACTGACCGCCTTCTCCCGGGAGACCGGCCTCGCGGGGATCCGCATCCACCGTGGAAACGGTGAGCAGGTCGAAGGCCCGGCGCAATGGCTTCCAGCGCATGAACCTGCCCGGCCTTCCAACCCCGGGCTCGAGCACCTGTCTGACCGGAGCCTCTATCTGTTTTCGTGGTCCGATGAGAGGAATTCCGGCCAGGTGGTCGTGGGGATGAGCGATGCCCAGGTGCGGACCATTCAGGAGCACCTGGGGTTGGATAACGTCGTCAGGAACCTCGCCGGGATCCCGCGCATCGGCTACGTAAAAGTCGCCGCACCCTCCCGGGCCGGACCGGAAGCCGCGCCGGACGCCTCCGTAACCATGAAGGAGCATGAGGGCCGCAGGGTGGCGGAGGCCCTTGTTCCCGTGGAGGGAAAGGAGATTGCGGTGGCCCTGGATGCGGGCTATCTCAACCAGGCCATCGGGCGGCTGTGGCGCGATTTTTTCTTCTTCAGCGCGGCTCTCGCCCTCCTTGGCGCCGTTTTGTCGATCGTCCTCTACAGGCGGCAGGCGGCCCATCTCACCCAGATCCAGAAAATCGGCGGGCAGCTCGCCCTGGAGCGGGAAAACGCCGCACTCGGCCGCTCAGCCGCGGCCATCGCCCATGAGGTCCGCAATCCCTTGAATGTGTTGAACATGGGCCTTCAGCGGCTTCTCATGGAGGGCCGAGGATTGAGCGACGACAACCGCCACCTGGTCGATCTGATGCTCGGCGCCGTCAAGCGCGCCAATACCAGCGTGGAGGGTCTCCTCAAATACGCGCGGGCGCAGAAGCCCTTCAAGAAGCCGATGCGCCTCGATCTCCTGCTGGAGAACATGTTTCACCTCTATGAGCCTCAGTGCGAGGCATCGGGGATCAGGGTAACCCGGAGAATCGCCTTTCAAACGCCGATCCCCGGAGACCCCGACCTCCTGGGGCAAGTGGTGGAAAACCTCCTCAAGAATGCCATCGAGGCTCAGCCCGGGGGAGGGACCATCCACGTGGAGATGTTTTCCGAGCGGGATGCGTGGCTCTCCCTGAAGCTCACGAACAGGGGTTTCACGCTGAAGCCGGAAGAATCGGAGCGCATCCTGGAGCCCTATTTTACGACCAAGCCGGACGGGACAGGGCTCGGGCTGACGATATCCCGGAGGATCGTCGAGGCCCACGGCGGCAGGATGACGGTCCGGGTCCCAAAACCCGAGACCCTCGAAATCTCCATCGAGCTTCCTGCAACCGCATCGGAAAACAGTCCATAG
- a CDS encoding conserved hypothetical protein (Evidence 4 : Unknown function but conserved in other organisms) — MRTILLLLTGILLMGGALDASGEDLFLGRIVSVDHDTGALSVLLIDEEAGRVDGKARTNAPLEVTIPPNQLPKNLSPGDTVRIWGSFTDGGEALSATRLYGAGHGGGASDATGVRRRIGKGRGYHGGGGGGRGHGGR, encoded by the coding sequence ATGCGGACTATCCTTCTCCTTTTGACAGGCATCCTGCTCATGGGAGGGGCACTCGACGCCTCGGGCGAGGATCTCTTCCTGGGCCGTATCGTCTCCGTGGATCACGATACGGGGGCCCTGTCCGTCCTCCTTATCGACGAGGAAGCCGGGAGGGTCGATGGGAAGGCGCGTACAAACGCGCCGCTGGAGGTAACGATCCCCCCGAACCAACTCCCGAAAAACCTCTCCCCCGGGGACACGGTCAGGATTTGGGGAAGCTTCACGGACGGGGGAGAAGCCCTGAGCGCAACCAGGCTTTACGGTGCAGGCCATGGAGGCGGCGCGAGCGACGCGACGGGAGTGCGCCGCCGCATCGGCAAGGGCAGAGGCTATCACGGCGGAGGAGGCGGAGGCAGGGGTCATGGAGGACGGTAG
- a CDS encoding conserved exported hypothetical protein (Evidence 4 : Unknown function but conserved in other organisms): MRRHAWQSSQSHPPGPSLLIAVCLCLFAMPASAGAVDLTAELASGYDSNPALTDPSEGSGFSLYAFRAGQPLSLTEALGLDLSVEGRYQDYWSVGDNYRLQADGSFTVALADGRFLPAFMGEVAAYRDALIEADERDEAMVGIRADWILSKRATLGLEQTCRWLSYRNWAMPFSGKGQGGMNGERGRSPFHPETEPPKRRRSPLQTLYPPRDNLLLSTTLDLDAFLLPSLSGRVFVEYGDLDASLDMESYREIMGGMTLSWLPVREWLVEIDAAWQRTDYNDVPETLTHVRETNHVRSAGIQISRFWRGFEFFGQAGWKSGDAPLGYASYNQVVIQCGLSFSF; this comes from the coding sequence GTGAGAAGACATGCCTGGCAGAGTTCGCAGTCCCATCCTCCCGGTCCGAGTCTCTTGATAGCGGTCTGTCTCTGTCTCTTTGCGATGCCTGCCAGCGCCGGTGCGGTGGACCTGACAGCCGAGCTCGCATCCGGGTACGATTCCAATCCCGCCCTGACCGATCCCTCGGAAGGGTCCGGTTTTTCCCTCTATGCCTTCAGGGCCGGACAGCCGTTATCTCTGACGGAGGCTCTGGGCCTCGATCTGTCGGTGGAGGGAAGATACCAGGACTACTGGAGCGTCGGAGACAACTATCGACTGCAAGCCGATGGGTCCTTTACGGTTGCTCTGGCCGACGGCCGATTCCTGCCTGCCTTTATGGGAGAAGTGGCCGCTTACCGTGATGCCCTCATCGAGGCCGACGAACGGGACGAAGCCATGGTGGGTATTCGGGCCGACTGGATCCTCTCCAAAAGGGCAACCCTGGGTTTGGAGCAGACCTGCCGGTGGCTGAGCTATCGAAATTGGGCCATGCCGTTTTCCGGCAAAGGACAGGGTGGAATGAATGGAGAGAGGGGACGGAGTCCCTTCCACCCGGAAACGGAGCCTCCCAAGAGACGAAGGAGCCCTCTTCAGACACTCTACCCGCCGCGGGACAACCTCCTGCTTTCGACCACCCTCGATCTCGATGCCTTTCTGCTCCCCTCCTTGAGCGGCCGGGTCTTCGTGGAGTACGGGGACCTCGATGCATCGCTGGACATGGAATCCTATCGTGAAATCATGGGAGGCATGACCCTTTCCTGGCTACCGGTCCGTGAGTGGCTGGTGGAGATCGATGCGGCATGGCAACGAACGGATTACAACGATGTGCCCGAAACCCTCACCCACGTGAGAGAAACCAACCATGTCCGATCGGCAGGGATCCAGATCAGCCGATTCTGGCGCGGCTTCGAGTTCTTTGGACAGGCAGGTTGGAAATCGGGCGACGCGCCCCTCGGCTACGCATCCTATAACCAGGTGGTGATCCAATGCGGACTATCCTTCTCCTTTTGA
- a CDS encoding conserved exported hypothetical protein (Evidence 4 : Unknown function but conserved in other organisms) yields the protein MMKKFLTGSVAALVVLLMSVGASIAANGSDKGSQGVCDGTGISIVCSGTPVEFTGVVSDINYAGSGLEVTIDESTVVTVYGIGPYHYWALMGVDRPEIGDTVTVSGMEVDLNGVLKIVAMSMIVNGETIELREPCVDGTGGQPLWRSLRRHQRP from the coding sequence ATGATGAAGAAGTTCTTGACAGGCAGTGTGGCGGCATTGGTGGTGCTTTTGATGAGCGTCGGGGCGAGTATCGCTGCAAACGGATCTGACAAGGGCAGCCAGGGCGTCTGCGATGGCACAGGGATATCCATCGTTTGTTCGGGTACGCCCGTTGAGTTCACCGGCGTGGTGTCGGACATCAACTACGCCGGAAGCGGCCTGGAAGTCACTATTGACGAGTCGACCGTGGTTACGGTGTATGGCATCGGCCCTTATCATTACTGGGCCCTGATGGGCGTGGACCGCCCGGAGATCGGAGACACGGTCACCGTTTCGGGTATGGAAGTGGATCTCAACGGGGTATTGAAGATCGTAGCCATGTCGATGATTGTGAACGGTGAAACCATAGAACTCCGCGAACCCTGCGTAGACGGAACGGGGGGACAGCCTCTGTGGAGAAGCCTCCGGCGGCATCAGAGGCCATAA
- a CDS encoding hypothetical protein (Evidence 5 : Unknown function) → MGCRMGADRPQGPGTEQATAPRMVPDRAPVTAPDPRARDAEVNPSGGRIGQFIKTEDESKGEQDDEEVLDRQCGGIGGAFDERRGEYRCKRI, encoded by the coding sequence ATGGGTTGCAGGATGGGAGCGGATCGGCCCCAAGGCCCCGGGACGGAACAGGCTACGGCGCCAAGAATGGTTCCGGATCGGGCACCTGTGACGGCACCGGACCCAAGGGCAAGGGACGCGGAGGTCAATCCTAGCGGAGGCCGAATTGGCCAATTTATTAAAACGGAAGACGAATCGAAAGGAGAGCAGGATGATGAAGAAGTTCTTGACAGGCAGTGTGGCGGCATTGGTGGTGCTTTTGATGAGCGTCGGGGCGAGTATCGCTGCAAACGGATCTGA
- a CDS encoding conserved exported hypothetical protein (Evidence 4 : Unknown function but conserved in other organisms), which yields MDERNTKVVLTSLAVGALMLMGPGPSWAGIPMNPLESEGMHAATSISDSAPIVLAGGGHGNRHGRGEGVNATWRRGDSSGSGNSYGLQDGSGSAPRPRDGTGYGAKNGSGSGTCDGTGPKGKGRGGQS from the coding sequence ATGGATGAGAGAAACACCAAGGTGGTTTTGACAAGTTTGGCTGTAGGAGCGCTGATGCTGATGGGCCCGGGTCCAAGCTGGGCAGGCATCCCAATGAACCCTTTGGAATCTGAAGGGATGCACGCCGCAACATCGATCAGCGACTCCGCCCCTATCGTTCTGGCCGGCGGCGGCCACGGAAACAGACACGGCAGAGGTGAAGGCGTAAACGCAACATGGCGAAGAGGCGACAGCTCGGGCAGCGGGAACAGCTATGGGTTGCAGGATGGGAGCGGATCGGCCCCAAGGCCCCGGGACGGAACAGGCTACGGCGCCAAGAATGGTTCCGGATCGGGCACCTGTGACGGCACCGGACCCAAGGGCAAGGGACGCGGAGGTCAATCCTAG
- a CDS encoding Pentaglycine interpeptide bridge formation protein, whose product MDIHLQQKEARELQPTDIFFQTPFWSAVKSYLGWDSLAYDLTFSGPQGDILILTKSLMPGISAAYVPQGPEFSPEPEQYGPFLEGLSDAIGRRLDSSVAFIRYDLPWESPYAEPPTEALEKDQGFRRPEARLQELRMNFGTAEWKLRKAVTDLTFVDRVVVDLNGSEVEILSRMKSKTRYNIRLAKKKGVDVFYGSPMELPAFYDLYRQTAQRNRFHACEYRHFSALFAALSSRPDFCEIFFLLARHERNLLAGAIMAISRKTAIYLFGASSNENRNLMGPYAVHWEAMRLAKSRGCVRYDLGAVSPSKDPDHPYFGLYRFKMGFGGRILHQTGTWDFPLDEDGYELFRKHEMIDGLIEPS is encoded by the coding sequence ATGGACATACACCTGCAGCAAAAAGAGGCACGCGAGCTTCAGCCGACCGACATCTTTTTTCAAACCCCCTTCTGGAGTGCCGTCAAATCCTATCTGGGCTGGGATTCACTGGCTTATGATCTGACGTTCTCCGGACCGCAGGGAGATATCCTGATACTGACCAAATCCCTCATGCCTGGGATTTCAGCAGCCTACGTTCCGCAGGGTCCGGAGTTCAGCCCCGAGCCGGAGCAATACGGGCCGTTCCTCGAGGGGCTTTCGGATGCGATCGGAAGACGCCTGGATTCCTCGGTCGCCTTTATCCGTTATGATCTGCCCTGGGAATCCCCCTACGCAGAACCTCCGACCGAAGCACTTGAAAAGGATCAAGGGTTCCGCCGCCCTGAAGCGCGGCTGCAGGAGTTGCGGATGAATTTCGGCACGGCTGAGTGGAAGCTTCGCAAGGCCGTGACGGATCTCACGTTTGTAGACCGGGTTGTGGTCGACCTGAACGGCAGTGAGGTGGAGATACTTTCCCGAATGAAATCGAAGACCCGGTACAACATCCGCCTGGCCAAAAAGAAAGGCGTCGATGTTTTTTACGGCTCGCCGATGGAACTTCCAGCTTTTTATGATCTCTACAGGCAGACCGCTCAGAGAAACCGTTTCCATGCTTGCGAATACAGACACTTTTCCGCCTTGTTCGCCGCCCTGTCATCGCGCCCGGATTTTTGCGAGATCTTTTTTCTGCTCGCCCGCCATGAGAGGAACTTGCTGGCGGGGGCTATCATGGCCATTTCGCGAAAGACGGCCATCTATCTCTTCGGTGCATCGTCCAATGAAAATCGAAACCTGATGGGCCCTTATGCCGTCCACTGGGAGGCCATGCGGCTCGCAAAGTCCAGGGGTTGCGTGCGGTACGATCTAGGAGCCGTCTCGCCGAGCAAGGATCCGGATCATCCCTATTTCGGGTTGTACCGTTTCAAGATGGGCTTCGGGGGTAGGATCCTGCACCAGACCGGCACCTGGGATTTTCCCCTTGACGAGGACGGGTATGAACTGTTCCGCAAACACGAAATGATCGACGGACTCATCGAACCCTCGTAA
- a CDS encoding putative membrane protein (Evidence 3 : Putative function from multiple computational evidences), with protein MEITGRWTYRFAKATAALCFLFLVFFQVLGGNPFPYSDDWGFVPYAIGVEPVSWNWLWSQHVDHRIPLQKLFQVLLLRAGLFDFRALVLANAVLAYLATRFLLRAVRARRGYVVTGDLLFPIVLMNPGFGPFVWGFQLQFMSSVLVTLCVLAFLLGGAANGRGPAWIAAGGCLVALAFCGMNGAVLSGLIALPMLIYLQAVKFPSGRVNARLASALLLTAFAAVVWIFSSWRPSDAAGVAADIGFVETARAVVKNWFLLISPRGWRLPPVAPRLYYLLNGMLYISAMALVVKRLRIDRNVPERTAQGPLILASVMAAALALLLSIAVGRAAYWSPGLELHYGYLAVILPLASWAILSTELRRMAAAAVGILLLIVYGSAYLENARVSVAWTSGDQRGKIAQIYTDIGSGISIDTFVDRHIRHFFYVDSEECRRWLKEGVLMLKGAGVEPYRRFKDGDLRPQSRQSPPSRPPGNGEGF; from the coding sequence ATGGAAATCACCGGTCGGTGGACATATCGGTTCGCAAAGGCAACGGCCGCACTGTGTTTTCTGTTTCTCGTTTTCTTTCAGGTTCTTGGCGGAAATCCCTTCCCCTACTCGGATGATTGGGGCTTCGTCCCTTACGCCATCGGGGTCGAGCCGGTGTCATGGAATTGGCTCTGGTCGCAGCATGTCGATCACCGCATTCCGTTGCAGAAGCTCTTTCAAGTTCTGTTGCTTAGGGCTGGCCTGTTCGATTTCAGGGCCTTGGTGCTTGCCAATGCGGTGCTCGCGTACCTGGCCACCAGATTCCTCTTGCGTGCTGTCCGGGCCCGCCGCGGGTATGTGGTCACGGGGGATCTGCTTTTTCCGATCGTACTGATGAACCCGGGTTTCGGGCCTTTCGTCTGGGGGTTCCAGCTGCAATTCATGTCATCGGTCCTGGTGACCCTGTGCGTCTTGGCATTTTTGCTGGGAGGGGCGGCGAACGGCAGGGGCCCGGCTTGGATCGCCGCCGGCGGGTGTCTGGTGGCGTTGGCATTTTGCGGGATGAACGGCGCTGTCCTTTCCGGGTTGATCGCGCTGCCGATGCTCATCTATCTGCAGGCTGTGAAATTTCCCTCCGGCAGGGTCAACGCACGGCTCGCGTCCGCTCTGCTGCTCACGGCTTTTGCGGCGGTGGTTTGGATCTTCTCGAGCTGGCGGCCGTCGGATGCCGCAGGCGTGGCGGCGGATATCGGCTTCGTAGAAACGGCCCGGGCCGTCGTCAAAAACTGGTTTCTGTTGATCAGCCCCCGGGGCTGGCGTCTTCCTCCTGTTGCGCCTCGGCTCTATTACCTCCTGAACGGAATGCTTTATATCTCGGCGATGGCCCTTGTCGTGAAACGGTTGCGGATCGACCGGAACGTGCCGGAGAGGACGGCCCAAGGCCCCTTGATCCTTGCCAGTGTGATGGCGGCCGCGCTGGCACTGCTTCTGAGCATCGCCGTCGGCCGTGCGGCTTACTGGTCCCCGGGCCTTGAATTGCATTACGGGTATCTCGCGGTGATCCTGCCCCTCGCGTCCTGGGCGATCCTGTCGACGGAGCTTCGCAGGATGGCCGCGGCCGCAGTCGGGATCTTGCTGCTGATCGTTTATGGATCGGCATATCTTGAAAATGCTAGGGTGTCCGTTGCTTGGACCAGCGGGGATCAACGCGGAAAAATCGCTCAGATCTACACGGATATAGGAAGCGGGATATCCATCGACACCTTTGTGGATCGACACATTCGCCACTTTTTTTATGTGGACAGCGAAGAATGCCGACGCTGGTTGAAAGAAGGTGTCCTGATGTTGAAGGGGGCCGGGGTCGAACCCTATCGACGTTTTAAGGACGGAGACCTCCGGCCCCAGTCGCGGCAATCGCCTCCGTCCCGCCCGCCGGGAAACGGGGAAGGTTTCTAG
- the cat gene encoding Succinyl-CoA:coenzyme A transferase, whose amino-acid sequence MGTENIRYRPLLDRVTDARTAARHIQHGTNLFISGFTAGYPKLIPRELARRAQEGERFKINLFAGASTGEQVDGILARTDLVHWRRPYMSDRAMREKINRGEILYKDDHLSSLSAQVRAGDWGKADVAVVEAVAVTEKGHLIPSMSVGNTPTYVREAEKIIIELSNSAPPELEGIHDIFIPEDPPYRMPIPIYRAADRIGKPFIEMDPSRVVAILLSDQEDSCAIFHDPDEVALLIGEQILDFVQHEIKRGRLHPGLPWQSGVGDVANAVLGGFLEDDFFLNLDLYSEVLQDSVLDLIDLGKVRAASGSALTLSHKGRRRFFNELYRYKEKIVLRPVEISNSPEVINRLGVLSINTALEIDIYGQVNSTHVMGSQMMNGIGGSGDFMRNAGLSFMVTPSTAKNGKISAIVPMVSHVDHSEHSVDIIVTEQGLVDTRALTPRQVAEAIIETCAHPDYRPQLREYYDRAVKKYGGHEPHDLEEVFFMHRRLLATGDMRGSLGAD is encoded by the coding sequence ATGGGAACCGAAAATATTCGCTATCGGCCGCTGCTGGATCGCGTCACGGACGCGCGCACGGCGGCCCGGCACATCCAGCACGGCACAAACCTTTTCATCTCCGGGTTCACGGCCGGATATCCCAAGCTAATCCCCCGTGAACTGGCCCGGCGCGCCCAGGAGGGCGAACGCTTCAAGATCAACCTGTTCGCCGGGGCCTCGACCGGAGAACAGGTCGACGGCATCCTGGCACGCACCGATCTGGTGCACTGGCGGCGCCCCTATATGAGCGATCGCGCCATGCGCGAAAAAATCAACCGGGGAGAGATCCTTTACAAAGACGATCACCTTTCCAGCCTCTCGGCCCAGGTAAGGGCAGGAGATTGGGGCAAAGCCGATGTGGCCGTCGTGGAGGCTGTAGCCGTTACGGAGAAGGGGCACCTCATTCCTTCGATGTCGGTCGGCAACACCCCGACCTATGTGCGGGAGGCCGAGAAGATCATCATCGAATTGTCGAATTCGGCCCCGCCGGAGCTCGAAGGCATCCATGACATCTTCATCCCGGAAGACCCGCCCTACCGGATGCCCATCCCCATCTACCGTGCGGCCGACCGCATCGGAAAGCCTTTCATCGAGATGGACCCGAGCCGGGTGGTGGCCATCCTCCTGAGCGACCAGGAGGACAGTTGCGCCATCTTCCATGACCCGGACGAAGTGGCGCTCCTGATCGGGGAACAGATCCTGGACTTCGTGCAGCACGAGATCAAGCGCGGACGTCTGCATCCCGGGCTGCCCTGGCAATCCGGTGTGGGCGACGTGGCGAATGCGGTGCTCGGCGGCTTCCTGGAGGATGATTTTTTTCTCAATCTCGATCTCTACTCCGAAGTCCTGCAGGACAGCGTCCTGGACCTGATCGACCTCGGCAAGGTGCGCGCCGCGTCCGGTTCTGCCCTGACCCTCTCCCACAAAGGGCGCCGGCGTTTTTTCAACGAGTTGTACCGCTACAAGGAGAAGATCGTCCTCCGGCCCGTCGAGATCTCCAACTCCCCTGAAGTGATCAACCGGCTGGGGGTTTTATCGATCAACACCGCCCTCGAGATCGACATATACGGGCAGGTCAACTCGACCCACGTGATGGGCTCGCAGATGATGAACGGGATCGGCGGCTCGGGGGACTTCATGCGCAACGCCGGTCTGTCCTTCATGGTCACCCCGTCGACCGCCAAGAACGGCAAGATCTCGGCCATTGTCCCCATGGTGTCGCACGTCGACCACTCCGAGCACTCCGTTGACATCATCGTCACCGAGCAAGGCCTGGTGGACACCCGTGCGCTGACCCCGCGCCAGGTCGCCGAGGCCATCATAGAGACGTGCGCCCACCCGGACTACCGGCCGCAGCTGAGGGAATATTATGACCGGGCCGTAAAAAAGTACGGCGGGCACGAACCCCATGATCTGGAAGAGGTCTTTTTCATGCACAGGAGGCTTTTAGCCACTGGGGACATGCGAGGTTCTCTCGGGGCAGATTAA